A single window of Rhodococcus jostii RHA1 DNA harbors:
- a CDS encoding Fic family protein: MASVNGGLLWPPVAYEQHPWASTAGDYGSRRERRLTAGPYRAAVPAFIADQSISLSGELQSLTEEAATELTRFDVEVGHITAPFASILLRTESASSSEIENLSSGARQIALAELGEHASRNARLIVGNVRAMHAALELSDSIDAEAILQMHRALLENGDPNIAGRWRQQQVWIGGGSLGPHTAQFVPPHHDRVPELIDDLIVFANRVDVPVIAQIAIAHAQFETIHPFPDGNGRVGRALIQAMLRGGQLTRSVPVPVSAGLLHDTAEYFDALGEYRSGNVEPIVRSIAEASFGAVANGRTLVQDLEAVRADWRTRVTARRGAAVHRLVDLLLRQPVVDNKLVTSTLGVTGANAQIAIDRLVDAGILAQITDGRRNRIWQAEDVVRVLDEFAARAKRRRH, from the coding sequence GGCCCCTACCGTGCGGCAGTACCGGCGTTCATTGCCGATCAGTCCATCTCACTGAGCGGCGAGCTGCAATCGCTGACGGAGGAAGCTGCGACCGAGCTCACCCGTTTCGACGTCGAAGTCGGCCACATCACCGCCCCGTTCGCCTCCATTCTGCTCCGCACCGAGAGTGCGTCGAGCTCGGAGATCGAGAACCTCAGCAGCGGGGCGCGGCAAATTGCGCTGGCCGAACTCGGCGAGCACGCCTCCCGCAACGCCCGCCTGATCGTCGGAAACGTCCGCGCCATGCACGCCGCGTTGGAGTTGTCCGACTCCATCGACGCCGAGGCGATCCTGCAGATGCATCGCGCGCTGCTCGAAAACGGCGATCCGAACATCGCCGGTCGATGGCGGCAGCAGCAGGTCTGGATCGGCGGCGGAAGCCTCGGACCCCACACCGCGCAATTCGTCCCCCCGCACCATGACCGGGTTCCCGAACTGATCGACGACTTGATCGTCTTCGCCAACCGCGTCGATGTGCCCGTGATCGCGCAGATAGCGATCGCGCACGCGCAGTTCGAAACCATCCACCCGTTCCCGGACGGCAACGGGCGTGTCGGACGCGCCCTGATCCAGGCGATGCTGCGCGGCGGACAGCTCACCCGCAGTGTTCCCGTTCCGGTGTCCGCGGGCCTCCTACACGACACCGCAGAGTATTTCGACGCACTCGGCGAGTACCGGTCCGGGAACGTCGAGCCGATCGTCCGGTCGATCGCGGAGGCATCGTTCGGTGCGGTCGCCAACGGTCGCACCCTCGTCCAGGACCTGGAAGCGGTTCGAGCCGACTGGCGCACCCGAGTGACGGCGCGGCGCGGCGCGGCGGTACACCGGCTGGTGGACTTGCTCCTTCGCCAACCGGTCGTCGACAACAAGCTCGTCACATCGACGCTCGGGGTGACCGGCGCCAACGCGCAGATCGCGATCGACCGCCTGGTCGACGCCGGGATCCTCGCCCAGATCACCGACGGGCGACGGAACCGGATCTGGCAGGCCGAGGACGTGGTCCGGGTGCTGGACGAGTTCGCCGCCCGCGCCAAACGCCGCCGACACTGA